The Negativicutes bacterium genome includes a window with the following:
- the gltA gene encoding NADPH-dependent glutamate synthase: protein MTNLSLKKNAMPAQDPAVRNQNFLEVTLGYTAEQAIDEAKRCLNCKNKPCVNGCPVSINIPAFIKEVEAGHFAAAYDVINQASSLPAVCGRVCPQENQCEKYCVRAIKGEPVGIGRLERFVADCYYAQVSGEIEKPLPNGHKVAVIGSGPSGLTCAGDLAKIGYAVTIFEALHLAGGVLVYGIPEFRLPKAIVQKEIDSLKALGVQVETNVVIGKTITIDELLEEYGFEAVFIGSGAGLPNFMNIPGENLKGVYSANEFLTRINLMKAYQPDSSTPIQKGKNVIVVGGGNVAMDSARCAKRLGANVTIVYRRTEKELPARREEVEHAIEEGIEFKFLHSPLQIYGDENGFVSGVLCQEMVLSEPDASGRARPVPLQGSEFKMDCDIVVMAIGTSPNPLIKSTTAGLQTDRYGCIVADPNGSTSRPAVFAGGDAVTGAATVILAMGAGKIAAAAMHQFIQNQKKQPVL from the coding sequence TTGACGAATTTATCCTTAAAGAAAAATGCCATGCCTGCGCAAGATCCTGCCGTCAGAAATCAGAATTTTTTGGAAGTCACCCTCGGCTATACGGCGGAGCAGGCGATTGACGAAGCCAAACGCTGCCTGAACTGCAAAAACAAACCCTGCGTCAACGGCTGTCCGGTCAGCATCAATATTCCCGCTTTCATTAAAGAAGTGGAAGCAGGCCATTTTGCTGCCGCTTATGATGTGATCAATCAGGCCAGTTCCTTGCCGGCAGTCTGCGGCCGTGTCTGCCCGCAGGAAAACCAATGCGAAAAATATTGCGTCAGAGCGATCAAAGGCGAGCCGGTTGGGATCGGCCGTTTGGAACGCTTTGTCGCCGACTGTTATTATGCCCAAGTCAGCGGAGAAATCGAGAAGCCGCTGCCCAACGGGCATAAGGTTGCCGTGATCGGTTCCGGACCTTCCGGTCTCACCTGCGCCGGTGATCTGGCTAAAATCGGTTATGCTGTTACCATTTTTGAAGCGCTGCATCTGGCCGGAGGCGTGCTTGTTTACGGGATTCCGGAATTCCGTCTGCCCAAAGCGATTGTGCAAAAAGAAATTGACAGTTTGAAAGCGTTGGGCGTGCAAGTCGAGACGAATGTGGTGATCGGCAAAACGATCACGATTGACGAATTACTGGAGGAATATGGCTTTGAAGCCGTCTTTATCGGATCCGGCGCCGGTTTGCCGAATTTCATGAACATTCCAGGTGAGAACCTGAAAGGTGTCTATTCCGCCAATGAATTTCTGACCCGCATCAACCTGATGAAGGCTTATCAGCCCGACAGCAGCACGCCGATTCAAAAAGGCAAAAATGTTATCGTCGTCGGCGGCGGCAATGTTGCCATGGATTCTGCCCGCTGCGCCAAACGGCTGGGCGCCAATGTTACGATTGTCTACCGCAGAACCGAAAAAGAGCTGCCGGCCCGGCGCGAAGAAGTGGAACACGCCATCGAAGAAGGAATCGAATTTAAATTTCTGCATAGCCCGCTGCAGATTTACGGCGATGAAAACGGCTTTGTCAGCGGCGTTCTTTGTCAGGAGATGGTGCTGAGCGAACCGGATGCCTCCGGCAGAGCGAGACCGGTTCCGCTGCAGGGCAGCGAGTTCAAAATGGATTGCGATATCGTGGTCATGGCCATCGGCACTTCTCCTAATCCTTTGATCAAGTCCACTACGGCGGGGTTACAGACCGATCGATACGGCTGCATTGTTGCCGATCCAAACGGATCAACCTCCCGTCCGGCTGTTTTTGCCGGCGGTGACGCGGTGACCGGCGCGGCGACTGTCATCTTGGCGATGGGCGCCGGCAAGATTGCGGCAGCAGCGATGCATCAATTTATCCAAAACCAAAAAAAACAACCGGTGTTATAG
- a CDS encoding sulfide/dihydroorotate dehydrogenase-like FAD/NAD-binding protein has translation MFEIIRKIELNPTVTQMDIYAPLVAKKAEPGQFIILRVDAEGERIPLTVADYDRGSGSVSIIFQIVGATTAKLNHLKVGDSLQDFVGPLGKPTETDGLKNVAVVGGGVGCAIAYPIARKLHELGAKVHTIVGFRSKDLVILEDQFKCSCSLLKMMTDDGSYGEKGFGTDALKALLESGEQYDEVIAIGPLIMMKYVCKLTKLYGIKTIVSMNPIMIDGTGMCGCCRLTVGGKTKFACVDGPDFDGQQVDFDEVISRASMYQAFERAAFEHTCHLFQLEVE, from the coding sequence ATGTTCGAAATCATCAGAAAAATCGAGTTGAACCCTACCGTCACTCAAATGGATATCTATGCTCCGCTGGTCGCGAAAAAAGCGGAACCGGGACAGTTTATTATCCTGCGCGTGGATGCCGAAGGGGAAAGAATTCCTTTGACCGTGGCGGACTACGATCGCGGCAGCGGCAGCGTTTCCATCATCTTTCAAATTGTGGGTGCCACGACCGCCAAACTGAATCATCTCAAAGTGGGTGATTCCTTACAGGACTTTGTCGGTCCGCTCGGCAAACCGACCGAAACTGACGGTTTAAAGAATGTGGCTGTGGTTGGCGGCGGTGTCGGCTGCGCAATCGCTTATCCGATCGCCAGGAAGCTGCATGAACTCGGTGCAAAAGTGCATACGATCGTCGGTTTCCGCAGCAAAGACCTGGTCATTTTGGAAGATCAATTCAAGTGTTCCTGCAGTTTATTGAAAATGATGACGGATGACGGCAGTTACGGTGAAAAGGGTTTCGGCACCGATGCTTTGAAAGCCTTGCTTGAGAGCGGTGAACAATATGATGAAGTGATTGCCATCGGCCCTTTGATCATGATGAAATACGTCTGTAAGCTGACGAAACTCTATGGGATTAAAACCATTGTCAGTATGAACCCGATCATGATCGATGGTACCGGTATGTGCGGCTGCTGCCGGCTGACGGTTGGCGGCAAAACCAAATTTGCCTGCGTGGACGGTCCGGATTTTGACGGGCAGCAGGTTGATTTTGACGAAGTCATCTCGCGGGCCTCGATGTATCAGGCGTTTGAACGAGCGGCTTTCGAACATACCTGCCATCTCTTTCAATTGGAGGTAGAATAA